A region of Silurus meridionalis isolate SWU-2019-XX chromosome 15, ASM1480568v1, whole genome shotgun sequence DNA encodes the following proteins:
- the sptan1 gene encoding spectrin alpha chain, non-erythrocytic 1 isoform X1, protein MDTSGTKVLETADDIQERRQQVLDRYRRFKELSTVRRQKLEDSYRFQFFRRDADELEKWIQEKLQIASDENYKDPSNLQGKLQKHQAFEAEVQANSGAIIKLDETGNLMINESHFASETIRSRLEELHRLWDLLLQKTKEKGVRLLQAQKLVQYLRECEDALDWITDKEAIVTSEELGQDLEHVEVLQKKFEEFQTDLAAHEERVNEVNQTAAKLTQENHPEAELILKKQEEVNAAWQRLKGLAQQRQGKLFGAAEVQRFNRDVDETISWIKEKEQLMASDDFGRDLASVQALLRKHEGLERDLAALEDKVNTLGGEAERLQQTHPQNATQIHLKRDELITNWEQIRTLAAERHAHLNDSYRLQRFTADFRDLTSWVTEMKALINADELANDVAGAEALLDRHQEHKGEIDAHEDSFKSTTEAGEALLNTGHYASEEVKEKLGILSEEKESLLELWELRRQQYEQCMDLQLFYRDTEQVDNWMSKQEAFLLNEDLGDSLDSVEALLKKHEDFEKSLSAQEEKITALDEFATKLIQNNHYAKEDVATRRDALLSRRNALHDRAQSRRAALEDSFHLQQFFRDSDELKSWINEKMKTATDEAYKDPSNLQGKVQKHQAFEAELSANQSRIDALQKSGQELIDGKHYASAEVATRMDEVSSQWKKLLEATELKGIKLREANQQQQFNRNVEDIELWLYEMEGHLASDDYGKDLTSVQNLQKKHALLEADVAAHQDRIDGITIQARQFQEAGHFDADNIQKKQEALVARYEALKEPMAARKQKLSDSLRLQQLFRDVEDEETWIREKEPIASSTNRGKDLIGVQNLLKKHQALQAEITGHEPRIKAVTQKGEAMVDEGHFAGEDVKVKLSDLHNRWDTLKAKAAQRRQDLEDSLQAQQYFADANEAESWMREKEPIVGSTDYGKDEDSAEALLKKHEALMSDLSAYGSSIQSLKEQAQACRQQVAPTDDETGKELVLALYDYQEKSPREVTMKKGDILTLLNSTNKDWWKVEVNDRQGFVPAAYVKKLDPTQSSSRENLLDEQGSIALRQEQIDNQNVSTKEVCSVSVRMKQVEELYGTLQELGDKRKNMLEKSCKKFMLFREANELQQWINEKEGALTNEEVGSDLEQVEVLQKKFDDFQKDLKANESRLRDINKVASELESEGLMAEEAPMVQAQQQEMLGSAPGKDEADSKTASPWKSIRMAVQTTANFNTIKELNNRWRLLQQLAEDRSNMLGSAHEVQRFHRDADETKEWIEEKNQALNTDNYGHDLASVQALQRKHEGFERDLAALGDKVNSLGETAERLIQSHPEAVDDIQEKCTELNTAWSSLVGRADQRKDKLGNSHDLQRFLSDFRDLMSWINGIRGLVSSDELAKDVTGAEALLERHQEHRTEIDARAGTFQAFEQFGQQLLARGHYASPEIQQKLEALDRERADLEKAWVQRRMMLDQCLELQLFNRDCEQAENWMAAREAFLATDDKGDSLDSVEALIKKHEDFDKAINVQEEKIAALQSFADQLVSADHYAKPEIAKRRNEVLDRWRRLKAQMIEKRSKLGESQTLQQFSRDVDEIEAWISEKLQTATDESYKDPTNIQLSKLLSKHQKHQAFEAELHANADRIRGVIDTGNALIQRGACAGSEDAVKSRLVALEEQWQFLVNKSAEKSQKLKEANKQQNFNTGIKDFDFWLSEVEALLASEDYGKDLASVNNLLKKHQLLEADISAHEDRLKDLNGQADSLMASNAFDTSQVKDKRDAVNGRFVKIKSMAAGRRAKLNESHRLHQFFRDLDDEESWIKEKKLLVSSEDYGRDLTGVQNLRKKHKRLEAELGAHEPAIQSVLDTGKKLSDDNTIGQDEIQQRLAQFVEHWKELKDLATARGQRLEESLEYQQFVANVEEEEAWINEKLNLVGSEDYGDTLAAVQGLLKKHEAFETDFTVHRDRVNDVCANGDELIKKENHHVDNITAKMTSLQGKVAELERAAAQRKAKLDENSAFLQFNWKADVVESWIDEKENSLKNDDYGRDLSSVQTLLTKQETFDAGLQAFQQEGITNITALKDQLLAAQHVQSKAIEARHATLMKRWNQLLSNSAARKKKLLEAQEHFRKVEDLFLTFAKKASAFNSWFENAEEDLTDPVRCNSLEEIRALREAHDAFRSSLSSAEADFNQLAELDRQIKSYHVMSNPYTWFTMEALEETWRNLQKIIKERELELQKEQRRQEENDKLRQEFAQHANAFHQWLQETRTYLLDGSCMVEESGTLESQLEATKRKHQEIRAMRSQLKKIEDLGAAMEEALILDNKYTEHSTVGLAQQWDQLDQLGMRMQHNLEQQIQARNTTGVTEEALKEFSMMFKHFDKEKSGRLNHQEFKSCLRSLGYDLPMVEEGEPDPEFESILDTVDPNRDGNVSLQEYMAFMISRETENVKSSEEIESAFRALSAENKPYVTKEELYQNLTKEQADYCISHMKPYLDSKGRELPSAFDFVEFTRSLFVN, encoded by the exons ATGGATACCAGCGGCACAAAAGTTCTCGAGACAGCCGATGACATCCAGGAGCGTCGGCAGCAGGTCCTGGACCGTTACCGGCGCTTTAAGGAGCTGTCGACTGTGCGCAGGCAGAAACTAGAGGACTCGTACCGCTTCCAGTTCTTTCGGCGCGATGCGGACGAGCTGGAGAAATGGATCCAGGAGAAGCTGCAGATCGCCTCTGATGAGAACTATAAGGACCCAAGCAACCTTCAG GGAAAGCTCCAGAAACACCAGGCCTTCGAAGCAGAGGTTCAGGCCAACTCTGGTGCCATCATCAAACTTGACGAAACCGGCAACCTCATGATCAACGAGAGTCACTTTGCCTCCGAGACCATTCGA agTCGCTTAGAGGAGCTGCACCGGCTGTGGGatctgctgctgcagaagactAAGGAGAAAGGTGTGCGTCTGCTGCAGGCCCAGAAACTGGTCCAGTACCTGAGGGAGTGTGAGGATGCTCTGGACTGGATCACTGACAag GAAGCCATTGTCACTTCTGAGGAGCTGGGTCAGGACCTGGAGCACGTGGAGGTCCTGCAGAAGAAGTTTGAGGAGTTCCAGACAGACCTAGCAGCCCATGAGGAGCGTGTGAACGAGGTGAACCAGACTGCAGCTAAGCTAACTCAGGAGAACCACCCAGAAGCTGAGCTGATTCTGAAGAAGCAGGAGGAGGTGAATGCAGCATGGCAGAGGCTGAAGGGTCTGGCCCAGCAAAGACAAGGCAAACTATTCGGGGCCGCAGAGGTGCAGCGTTTCAACCG GGATGTAGATGAAACCATCAGCTGGATCAAAGAGAAAGAGCAGCTCATGGCCTCCGATGATTTCGGGCGTGACCTCGCCAGCGTTCAGGCTCTGCTGCGCAAACACGAGGGTCTCGAGAGGGACCTGGCTGCCCTGGAGGATAAG GTGAACACTCTGGGTGGTGAAGCAGAGCGTTTGCAGCAGACTCACCCGCAGAACGCCACTCAGATCCACCTTAAAAGAGACGAACTCATTACAAACTGGGAGCAGATCCGCACACTGGCTGCTGAGCGCCACGCCCACCTCAACGACTCCTACAG gCTTCAGCGTTTCACTGCAGATTTCCGTGACCTCACCAGCTGGGTGACTGAGATGAAGGCTCTGATTAATGCTGATGAACTGGCCAACGACGTTGCCGGGGCTGAAGCTCTGTTGGACCGACACCAGGAACACAAG GGAGAGATCGATGCCCATGAGGACAGCTTTAAATCCACAACCGAAGCAGGGGAGGCTCTCCTGAACACCGGACATTACGCATCAGAGGAGGTCAAGGAAAAG ctgggAATTCTTTCAGAGGAGAAGGAGTCTCTACTAGAGCTGTGGGAGCTGCGTAGACAGCAGTATGAACAGTGCATGGACTTGCAGCTCTTCTACAGGGACACTGAACAGGTTGACAACTGGATGAGCAAAcaggag GCTTTCCTCCTGAATGAGGACCTGGGTGATTCTCTGGATAGCGTGGAGGCCCTGCTGAAAAAACATGAAGACTTTGAGAAATCACTCAGTGCACAAGAGGAGAAGATCACT GCCCTAGATGAATTTGCAACCAAGCTGATCCAGAACAATCACTATGCCAAGGAGGATGTGGCCACCCGCAGAGATGCA TTGTTGAGCAGACGTAATGCACTGCACGATCGTGCTCAATCCCGTCGTGCTGCTCTGGAGGACTCCTTCCACCTGCAGCAGTTCTTCCGTGACTCTGATGAGCTCAAGAGCTGGATCAATGAGAAGATGAAGACCGCCACAGACGAGGCCTACAAG GACCCTTCTAACCTGCAAGGAAAAGTGCAGAAGCACCAGGCCTTTGAGGCAGAGCTTTCTGCCAATCAGAGCCGTATTGATGCTCTGCAGAAGTCAGGCCAGGAGCTGATCGATGGCAAACACTATGCCTCTGCTGAGGTGGCCACTCGCATGGACGAGGTCAGCTCCCAATGGAAGAAACTTTTGGAAGCCACTGAGCTCAAAG GCATTAAGCTACGTGAAGCcaatcagcagcagcagttcAACCGTAATGTGGAGGACATCGAGCTGTGGCTTTATGAAATGGAGGGACACCTGGCCTCCGATGACTATGGCAAAGACCTGACCAGTGTTCAGAACCTGCAGAAGAAACATGCATTGCTGGAGGCTGATGTAGCCGCACACCAG GATCGTATTGATGGCATCACCATCCAGGCTCGTCAGTTCCAGGAAGCTGGCCACTTTGATGCTGATAACATCCAGAAGAAACAGGAGGCTTTGGTAGCACGCTACGAGGCTCTTAAAGAGCCCATGGCCGCACGAAAACAGAAGCTGTCTGACTCCCTGCGGCTGCAGCAGCTGTTCCGTGACGTGGAGGATGAGGAGACATGGATCAGAGAGAAGGAACCCATTGCTTCCTCTACCAACAGGG GTAAAGACCTGATTGGTGTGCAGAACTTGCTGAAGAAGCACCAGGCCCTGCAGGCGGAGATCACCGGGCATGAGCCCCGCATCAAGGCTGTTACTCAAAAGGGCGAGGCCATGGTGGATGAGG GGCACTTTGCTGGTGAGGACGTGAAGGTCAAACTGTCAGACCTGCACAATCGCTGGGACACTCTGAAAGCTAAGGCAGCTCAGCGCAGGCAGGATCTGGAGGACTCTTTGCAGGCCCAGCAGTACTTTGCTGATGCCAACGAGGCAGAGTCCTGGATGAGGGAGAAAGAGCCCATTGTGGGAAGCACTGACTATGGCAAGGATGAGGACTCAGCTGAG GCCCTGCTGAAGAAACATGAGGCACTTATGTCAGACCTGAGTGCTTATGGAAGCAGCATCCAGTCCCTAAAGGAACAGGCTCAGGCATGCAGG CAACAAGTTGCTCCTACTGATGATGAGACCGGTAAGGAGTTAGTGCTCGCCCTCTATGACTACCAGGAGAAAAGTCCTCGTGAAGTCACAATGAAGAAAGGAGACATCCTCACCCTGCTAAACAGCACCAATAAG GACTGGTGGAAGGTGGAAGTAAACGACAGGCAGGGTTTTGTGCCAGCAGCCTACGTTAAAAAGCTGGACCCAACTCAGTCATCCTCTCGCGAGAACCTGCTGGATGAGCAGGGCAGCATTGCACTACGCCAGGAGCAGATCGACAACCA AAATGTGTCCACCAAGGAAGTGTGCAGCGTGTCTGTGCGCATGAAGCAGGTGGAGGAACT GTACGGCACCCTGCAGGAACTGGGCGATAAGAGGAAGAACATGCTGGAGAAGAGTTGCAAGAAGTTTATGCTGTTCCGCGAAGCCAACGAGCTGCAGCAGTGGATCAACGAGAAAGAGGGCGCACTGACCAACGAGGAGGTGGGGTCTGACCTCGAACAGGTGGAAGTACTGCAGAAGAAGTTTGATGATTTCCAGAAG gatcTGAAGGCAAACGAGTCTCGTCTGAGGGACATCAACAAAGTGGCATCAGAGCTGGAGTCAGAGGGATTGATGGCTGAGGAGGCACCAATGGTGCAGGCTCAg CAACAAGAGATGCTGGGCTCAGCTCCTGGCAAG GATGAAGCTGATTCAAAGACTGCCTCTCCCTGGAAG TCTATTCGCATGGCTGTCCAAACGACGGCTAACTTTAATACTATTAAG GAGCTGAATAACCGCTGGAGATTGCTGCAGCAGCTGGCAGAGGACAGGAGTAACATGCTGGGAAGCGCTCATGAGGTGCAGAGATTCCACAG gGATGCTGATGAGACCAAGGAGTGGATTGAGGAGAAGAACCAAGCCCTAAACACTGACAACTATGGTCATGACCTAGCCAGCGTTCAGGCCCTGCAGCGCAAACACGAGGGCTTTGAGAGAGACCTGGCTGCTCTGGGAGACAAG GTCAACTCTCTGGGCGAGACAGCTGAGCGTCTGATTCAGTCCCATCCTGAGGCTGTGGATGATATTCAGGAGAAATGCACTGAACTAAACACTGCTTGGAGCAGCCTGGTAGGACGTGCTGACCAGCGCAAGGACAAGCTGGGCAACTCGCATGATTTGCAGCGCTTCCTCAGCGACTTCAG GGATCTGATGTCCTGGATCAACGGTATCCGTGGACTGGTGTCTTCTGATGAGCTTGCCAAGGACGTCACCGGAGCTGAAGCACTGCTGGAGAGACACCAG GAGCACAGGACTGAGATCGACGCCCGTGCTGGAACCTTCCAGGCCTTTGAGCAGTTTGGGCAGCAGCTGCTGGCACGTGGTCACTACGCCAGTCCTGAGATCCAGCAGAAACTGGAGGCTTTGGACCGTGAGAGGGCAGACCTGGAGAAGGCCTGGGTACAACGCAGGATGATGCTTGATCAGTGCTTGGAGCTgcag CTGTTTAACCGTGACTGTGAGCAGGCTGAGAACTGGATGGCAGCGAGAGAAGCTTTCCTGGCCACCGACGACAAGGGTGACTCCCTCGACAGTGTGGAGGCTCTCATCAAGAAACACGAGGACTTCGACAAAGCCATCAATGTGCAG GAGGAAAAGATTGCCGCGCTGCAATCCTTCGCTGACCAGCTCGTTTCTGCTGACCATTACGCCAAACCTGAGATCGCTAAACGCCGCAACGAAGTCTTGGACAG GTGGCGCCGTCTGAAGGCTCAGATGATTGAGAAACGCTCGAAGTTGGGTGAGTCTCAGACTCTGCAGCAGTTCAGCAGAGACGTGGACGAGATCGAAGCCTGGATCAGTGAGAAACTGCAGACGGCCACTGATGAATCTTATAAAGACCCAACCAACATCCAG CTGTCCAAGTTGCTG AGCAAGCACCAGAAACACCAGGCGTTCGAGGCAGAGCTTCACGCCAACGCCGACCGTATCCGGGGCGTGATCGATACAGGAAATGCGCTCATCCAGAGGGGCGCGTGTGCAGGAAGCGAGGATGCCGTCAAG TCTCGTCTAGTGGCTCTGGAGGAACAGTGGCAGTTCCTGGTGAATAAATCAGCAGAGAAAAGTCAGAAACTGAAGGAGGCCAACAAGCAGCAGAATTTCAACACCGGCATAAAGGACTTTGATTTCTGGCTGTCGGAG GTTGAAGCTCTTCTTGCCTCTGAGGATTATGGGAAAGATCTGGCCTCAGTCAACAACCTTCTGAAAAAGCACCAGCTTTTGGAGGCTGACATCTCTGCCCATGAG GATCGTCTGAAGGACCTCAATGGCCAGGCTGACAGCCTGATGGCTAGCAACGCCTTTGACACCTCTCAGGTCAAAGACAAGCGTGATGCCGTTAACGGGCGCTTTGTTAAAATCAAGAGCATGGCTGCTGGTCGCAGAGCCAAGCTGAATGAGTCGCACCGCCTGCACCAGTTCTTTAGAGACTTGGACGATGAAGAATCTTGGATCAA AGAGAAAAAGTTGTTGGTAAGTTCGGAGGATTATGGACGTGATTTGACTGGAGTACAGAATCTGAGGAAGAAGCACAAGAGACTGGAGGCCGAGCTGGGAGCTCACGAGCCGGCTATTCAG TCTGTGCTTGACACAGGGAAGAAGCTGTCTGATGACAACACCATTGGGCAGGATGAGATCCAGCAGAGGCTGGCTCAGTTTGTCGAGCACTGGAAGGAGCTGAAGGATTTGGCCACTGCCAG GGGGCAGAGGCTGGAGGAATCGCTGGAGTATCAGCAGTTTGTGGCTAATGTAGAGGAAGAAGAAGCCTGGATTAATGAGAAGTTGAATCTGGTTGGAAGTGAGGACTATGGTGACACACTGGCAGCTGTGCAG GGCCTGCTCAAGAAGCATGAGGCGTTTGAGACAGACTTCACCGTGCACAGGGACAGGGTGAACGATGTGTGCGCTAATGGAGATGAACTCATCAAGAAG GAGAACCACCACGTGGACAACATCACAGCGAAGATGACGTCCCTGCAAGGCAAAGTGGCTGAGCTGGAGAGAGCTGCTGCTCAGAGAAAGGCCAAGCTGGATGAAAACTCGGCCTTCCTGCAGTTTAACTGGAAGGCTGATGTGGTGGAGTCGTGGATCG ATGAGAAAGAGAACAGTCTGAAGAATGATGATTATGGTCGGGATCTGTCATCGGTTCAGACACTGCTTACTAAGCAG GAAACATTTGATGCTGGACTTCAGGCATTCCAGCAGGAGGGCATCACTAATATCACTGCACTGAAGGATCAGCTCCTGGCCGCCCAACACGTGCAGTCCAAAGCTATCGAGGCTCGTCACGCCACACTTATGAAGCGCTGGAACCAGCTGCTGTCCAACTCTGCAGCCCGCAAGAAGAAGCTTCTGGAGGCTCAAGAACACTTCAGAAAA GTCGAGGATCTGTTCCTGACCTTCGCAAAGAAAGCGTCCGCCTTTAACAGTTGGTTTGAGAATGCCGAGGAGGATCTGACCGACCCGGTGAGATGTAACTCTCTGGAGGAGATCAGGGCTCTGCGTGAGGCCCACGACGCGTTCCGCTCTTCTCTTAGCTCTGCTGAGGCCGACTTCAACCAGCTGGCCGAGCTCGACCGCCAGATCAAGAGCTACCACGTGATGTCTAACCCCTACACCTGGTTCACCATGGAGGCTCTGGAGGAGACCTGGAGAAACCTGCAAAAGATCATCAAG GAGCGTGAGCTAGAGCTGCAGAAGGAGCAGAGGAGGCAGGAGGAGAACGATAAGTTGAGACAGGAGTTTGCTCAACACGCTAACGCCTTCCACCAGTGGCTACAGGAGACCAG GACATATCTTCTGGATgg GTCCTGTATGGTGGAGGAATCTGGAACTTTGGAGTCTCAGCTGGAGGCCACGAAG CGTAAGCACCAGGAGATCCGTGCTATGCGCAGTCAACTAAAGAAGATAGAGGATCTGGGCGCGGCCATGGAGGAGGCCCTGATCCTAGACAACAAGTACACCGAGCACAGCACGGTAGGATTGGCACAGCAATGGGATCAGCTCGACCAGCTGGGCATGAGGATGCAGCACAACCTGGAGCAGCAGATCCAAGCCAG AAACACAACAGGAGTCACAGAGGAGGCACTCAAGGAGTTCAGCATGATGTTCAA ACACTTCGACAAAGAGAAATCCGGACGCCTTAATCACCAGGAGTTCAAATCCTGCCTGCGCTCACTGGGCTACGATCTTCCCATGGTAGAGGAAGGAGAACCAGACCCGGAGTTCGAGTCGATCCTAGACACTGTCGACCCCAACAG GGACGGAAACGTGTCTTTGCAGGAGTACATGGCCTTCATGATCAGCCGCGAGACAGAGAACGTCAAGTCCAGTGAGGAGATTGAGAGCGCTTTCCGTGCGCTCAGTGCCGAGAACAAACCCTACGTCACCAAGGAGGAGCTCTACCAG AACCTCACCAAGGAACAGGCTGATTACTGCATCTCTCACATGAAGCCATATTTAGACAGTAAAGGTCGTGAGCTCCCGTCTGCCTTCGACTTTGTGGAGTTCACACGCTCGCTTTTCGTCAACTGA